The Streptomyces sp. ALI-76-A nucleotide sequence GACGACGACCTTCATCCCGGCCATCACGGCACTGGCGGCGTTCGTCCCGTGCGCCGACGAGGGGATCAGGCACACGGTCCGCTGCTCGTCGCCGTTGGCCCGGTGGTACCCGCGTACGGCCAGCAGTCCCGCCAGCTCGCCCTGCGACCCGGCGTTGGGCTGGAGGCTGACCTTGTCGTACCCAGTGACCTCGGCGAGACGTTCCTCCAGCTCGCGGATGAGCGTGAGGTAGCCCTGCGCCTGCTCGACGGGAGCGAAGGGGTGCAGCTGCCCGAACTCGGGCCAGGTGACCGGCTCCATCTCCGTGGTCGCGTTGAGCTTCATGGTGCAGGAGCCCAGCGGGATCATCCCGCGGTCGAGCGCGTAGTCCCGGTCGGCGAGCCGGCGCAGGTAGCGCAGCATCGCGGTCTCGGAGCGGTACTGGTGGAAGACCGGGTGCGTGAGGTAGTCGTCGGTGCGCAGCAGCGCGGCCGGCAGGGAGTCCTCGGTGGCCGCGTCGAGCGCCTCGATGTCGCCCTCGACACCGAAAGCGGCCCACACCGCGGCCAGTGGGGCACGCCCGGTGGTCTCGTCGCAGGCCATGGAGACGTGGTCGGCGTCCACCAGCCGCAGGTTGACTCCGTTCTCCCGCGCGGCGGCGACGACCTGGGCGGCCTTCGCGGGTACCCGCGCGGTCAGCGTGTCGAAGTAGGAACCGTGCACCACCTCGACCCCGCCGGCCGTCAGCCCGGCCGCGAGGATCGTGGCGTACCGGTGGGTGCGCCGCGCGATGCTCCTGAGGCCCTCGGGCCCGTGGTAGACGGCGTACATGGCGGCCATCACCGCGAGCAGCACCTGCGCCGTACAGATGTTGCTGGTCGCCTTCTCCCGGCGGATGTGCTGCTCACGCGTCTGTAGCGCCAGCCGGTACGCCCTGTTCCCGTCCGCGTCCACGGACACGCCCACGAGCCGCCCGGGCAGGCTGCGCGCGAACTTCTCGTGCACGGCCATGTATCCGGCGTGCGGCCCGCCGAAGCCCATCGGCACGCCGAACCGCTGGGTCGTCCCGACCGCGATGTCCGCGCCGAGCTCCCCCGGCGACTTCAGCAGCGTCAACGCGAGCAGATCCGCGGCGACGGTCACGAGCGCGCCGAGCTCGTGGGCCCGCGCGATGACCGGCTCGATGTCACGTACGGCTCCGGAGGCGCCCGGGTACTGGAGCAGCACGCCGTTGATCTCCCGCTCACCGAGCTCGGCCGGGATGCCCTCGCCGAGGTCCGCGACGACGACCTCCACTCCGGTCGACTCGGCGCGCGTCCGGATCACGGCGATGGTCTGCGGCAGCACGTCCGCGTCGACCAGGAACAGACCCTTCTTGTTCTTCCCCATGCGCCGGGACAGCGCCAGCGCCTCGGCGGCGGCCGTGCCCTCGTCCAGCAGTGAGGCACCGGAGGTCGGCAGCCCGGTGAGCTCGGCGACCATGGTCTGGAAGTTCAGCAGCGCTTCGAGGCGCCCCTGGGAGATCTCCGGCTGGTACGGCGTGTAAGCGGTGTACCAGGCGGGATTCTCCATCACGTTGCGCAGGATCACGGGCGGCGTGAAGGTCCCGTAGTACCCGAGTCCGATCATGGAATCGAGGACCTGGTTGCGATCGGCCAGCGACCGCAGCTCGGCCAGCACCTCGGCCTCGGTGCGCGCACCGGGCAGGTCCAGCGCGTCGGCGTTCTTGATCACGTCCGGCACCGCGGCGGCGGTGAGCTCGTCCAGTGAGCCGTACCCGACCTGGGCGAGCATCTTGGCCCGCGCTTCCTGGTCGGGCCCGATGTGGCGCTGTTCGAACGGAATTCCCTGCTCCAGCTCCGAGAGCGGAATGCGGTGGGCGGTCATTGCGGAGGCCTCCTGGTCTGACGCGACCTTCGAGGGGCACCACGGCACGGGTACCCGGACGGCCTCCCCCTCTGTCATCTCGACCTGAGAGCTTCACCGGACACCCGAGGGCGCCCGGCTTTCACCGTCGGTGAGAGCGGAAGCCGTCGACACCCGCTCTGCTTTCCAGAGTGACCTCGTCCATGCGGTACGTGGGCCTGAGAGATTCCGGGGAGGATTTGCTCCTTCGGCGCCTCCGGTGATGTCCGGAGGACTCTCCCGCATGGGATCAGCAGCCGTTTGTCAGCGTACCAGCGCGGTCAACGCCCGAGCGTTCGAGTGGCCGCCTCCTTGATTGTGCTCTTTCGTTGTGCTTACGGACGGATTGCGACCACAGTGGAGGGCCCGTGCAGACCGACATCGATCCGCGCAACCTGATCGGCCGCAAGGCGTTCGACCGCAACGGCACGAAGATCGGCACGATCGACGAGATCTACCTCGACGACGCGACCGGCGTACCCGAGTGGGCCGCCATACGCACGGGCCTCTTCTCCCGGGACGCCTTCGTTCCCCTGGAGCCCAGTGAACTGGTCGAAGGCACTCTCCGCGTCCCCTTCGACCGCGCCCTGATCAAGGACGCCCCCGACTTCGGCGTGGGCCGCCATCTCTCCCCCGAGCAGGAACTCCAGCTCTACCACCACTACGGCCTCGACCTGTCCGCCCCTCCCCCGCTCCCGGACCACGACTTCGGCAAACTGGCCAACACGGACGACCCCTGACGCCAGGCCCCCCACACCGCCGTCCAAGCCCTCCGAACCCGCCCCAGGACGCCCCCTCCACCCGCGCCCTCCGGCCCCACCCGACGGGTCGGGGCGAGCGGGCGGCACCCCGCAAGCGTGGCGCCGGCGAGCACCGCCGAGCGGGCTCTGGCCACCGCCGCGGCGGACCCGGCGGTACCGGATGGGCTGCGCCACCCACCCCCCGGCCGGTCCCACCCGCCACCGCACCACTCACCCCGGCCAGTCCCACCCGCCCGCATCCAACCACCGCGCGCACCCCGCTCCCAGCCGCCCCCTCACACGCCGCTCACGCCCGAACCTCCCCCGGCCCAGCCACAGTCCCGGCCCCGGCCTCACCCGGGACCTCCACCCCACCTGTGACCTCCACCCCAGTCCCACCCGGGACCTCCACCCCACCCCCGACGTCAGCTGCACCTGCGACTCCCGCCCCACCCCCGAGACTCCCCGCCACCAACGGCAACGGCTCCGCCGGTTCCAACTCCGGATCCTCGACGCGAAACGTCCGCACCCGCCCCGGCCCCGAGTCAGGCGTCTCGAACCGCACCGTCACCCGCCCCAGCCCGCTCCCCTGCACCCACCCGTGCCCGTACTCGGCATGCCGCACATCGTGCCCCGAGGGCCATCGCCGCTCGACCGGCGCCTGGGACTCCGCGGCCGGCGCGTGCTCAGGAGCCTCCGCCGGACCGGAGTCCACCCGCTCCCCCGCCGCCTGCGCGAACAGGTCCTCCTGCGTGTAGTCGGCCAGTCCGCTGACCCCCACCCCCAGCAACCGCACACCCCCCGTCGTGTCCACGGAGTCCAGCAACCGGGCGGCAGCCTCCCGTACCACCGCCGGATCGTCCGTGGGCCCGCGCAACGTCTCGGACCGGGTCAGCGTGGAGAAGTCGTACCTCCGCACCTTCAGCACGATCGTGCGCCCGGACAGCCCCGCCTCCCGCAGCCGCCGCACGCACCGGTCCGCGAGGCGCTGCACCTCCAGTCCCACCCGGACCCGGTCGTGGATGTCGATGTCGTACGTGTCCTCCACCGACACCGACTTCGTCTCCCGCTCGGCCACCACGGGCCGCTCGTCGCGCGCCAGCGCCATGGCGTACAGCCCGTGCCCGTGCGCCTTCCCCAGCAGCCGTACGAGCTCGTCCTCGCCCGCCTCCGCGATGTCCTCGACCGTGGTGATCCCTGCCCGCCTCAGGTGGTCGCCCGTCGCCGGCCCCACCCCGGGCAGCGTCCGCACCGACATCGGGCCCAGCATGGCCCGCTCGGTCCCCGGCTCGATCACCACCAGCCCGTCGGGCTTGGCCTGCTCCGAGGCGATCTTCGCGAGCATCTTGGAGGCGGCGAGCCCCACCGACCCCGTCAGCCCGGTCACCGCCCGTATCTCCGCCCGCAGCTTCATCGCGGCCAGCCGCGCCGACTCCTCGTCCCAGGCCGCTCCCCCGGCCTCCAGGTCCACGAACGCCTCGTCCAGGCTCAGCGGCTCCACCAACGGCGACAGCCCCCGCAGCAGCCCCATCACCTGCTCACTGATCGCCCGGTAGAACGCGAAGCGCGGCACGAGATAGGCCGCGTTCGGCGCCAGCCGTCTCGCCTGGGCCATGGGCATCGCCGAGTGCACCCCGAAGACCCGCGCCTCGTACGAGGCCGTGGCCACCACCCCACGCGGCCCCAGCCCACCCACGATGACGGCCTTCCCACGCAGGCTCGGCTTGGACGCCTGCTCCGCCGAGGCGAAGAAGGCATCCATGTCGAGATGCAGGATCGTGGGCGCTCTTCTCACATCTCCGATGCTGCCCTACGCCACTGACAATGCCCTCCCGAAGAACGGGAGGCCGGTCAGACCGCCCGGTTGCGCCGCCGCGCCAGCTCGTCGGCGGGGTTGGACCCGATGAGCGTCTCCCCGGTGTCGACGCGCTCACCGTGCAACTGCGACAGGGCACTCTCGACGTCCCGCCACACCACACCGACGGCGATACCGAAGACGCCCTGGCCGCCCTGGAGCAGCGCGTGGACCTCGTCGGGCGTGGTGCACTCGTAGACCGTGGCGCCGTCGCTCATCAGTGTCATCCGCTCCAGGTCACGGAATCCGCTTTCCCGCAGGTGCTGCACCGCGGTGCGGATGTTCTGCAGCGAGACACCGGTGTCGAGGAAACGCTTGACCACCTTCAGGATGACGACATCCCGGAAGCTGTACAGCCGCTGCGTGCCGGACCCGTAGGCGGGCCGCACACTCGGCTCGACGAGCCCGGTACGGGCCCAGTAGTCGAGTTGCCGGTAGGTGATGCCGGCTGCCGCACACGCCGTCGGACCGCGGTAGCCGATCTGCTCGGACGCCATGGACGTCGCCCCTCCGCTGCTCGGCACGGCCGTCGGTCGCTGCGGAGCGTGATCGGCCGCGTTGCTGTGAAGCGGGTACGGACCGCTCGCCCCGAGACTGCGTCCGGGGGCACCCCCAGCCGTACCGTCGCCGCTGCTTCTCACGCCGACCTCCGTCCTTGACCTGCCTTCTCGACGGTAGGCAGTCACCAGGGGTGCGTCAACGATCGCCACACTCGGCACGCCGAGTGATAATCACCCTGAGAGTGGTTTCCCGTACCCCACCGCGGGGAAAGGCTAGCCGAATGCGCTCGAGGCGGGCCGCAGGACGCTCTCCCGCACCGCTGGCAAATGCCGACATTTGAGACGTCAACGGACATGGACGGGCCCGGCAGGACCTGTTCGCGTCCGCCGGGCCGCCCCGTGGCTCACTGGCTGCTGCTGCCGAAGTCCTCGGGGGAGATCTGGTCGAGGAACTCGCGGAACTTCTCCACTTCGTCCTCCTGCTCGTCCGGGATCGCGATGCCCGCGTCGTCGAGCACGCCGTCACTGCCGTAGATCGGCGTTCCGGTGCGCAGCGCCAGCGCTATGGCGTCGGACGGCCGCGCACTCACCTCGACGCCGCTGGCGAACACCAGCTCCGCGTAGAAGACGCCCTCACGCAGGTCCGTGATGCGTACTTCGGTGAGCTCCTGGCCGACGGCCTCCAGCACGTCCTTGAACAGGTCGTGGGTCAGCGGACGGGCGGGGGCCATGCCCTGCTGCGCGAAGGCGATCGCCGTAGCCTCCCCAGGCCCGATCCAGATGGGGAGGTAGCGGTCGCCTCCCACTTCTCGCAGGAGCACGATCGGTTGGTTGGAGGGCATTTCGACCCGGACACCTACGACATCGAGCTCGTTCACACAGCAACCCTAGGCCGTGCCCGGGACGTTTGGGTAGTCGGGCCGGAAACGGGTGACCGATCCGCCTCGTGTGACGACCGGCGTCAGGGCAGCCGCACGCCGAGAGCGGTCTGCACCAGCGCCGCGTGCAGCTTCACCGCGAGCCCGGCCAGTTCCTTCGTACGGGCTTCCGCGTGAGCTCTGGTCTGTGGGTTCCGGTGGCGTCTCAGCGGAGCCACGACCTGGTCCACCAGACCGGCCTCACGGTCGGCGGCGGCCTTCATCACCCGCAGATGCCGCGGTTCGATCCCGAACCGCCCCAGCTCGGCGACGAGCGAGGCCACCGTGGCGGCCTCGGCGTCGTAGGCCCCGTCCGGCAGAGGAGCGATGAGCCCGTACGACTCCCACTCCTCCAGCTCCTGCTCGCTGATCGCCGCCGCGGCGAGCAGCTCGTCCCGCCCGATCCGGACCGCCGTGGGACCTTCGGAGGTCTCCGGAACGACCTCCCCGTCCCGCTGGCGCCCCACCACCGGGAGCGGGACGGCCTCGCCGCGCCCCATGGCCTCCAGATGCTCGCGGATCACCTTGAGCGGCAGATAGTGGTCCCGCTGCATCCTCAGGACATGGCTCAGGCGTTCGACGTCACCGGTGCTGAACTTGCGGTATCCCGAAGGGGTCCGACGCGGCTCGATGAGCCCTTCCGACTCCAGGAAGCGGATCTTGGAGATGGTGACTTCGGGGAACTCGCCACGCAGCACGTTCAGCACCGTGCCGATGCTCATCAGCCCACTGTCCGCGGCGGCGGCACCGTGTCCGGCGCCGCCGCTCGGTGATTGCAGCATGGACCTTCCCTGGGGTCCCCCCGGACGCGGTCCGGGAGAGAGTCAGTAGCCCCGCTGGCTCGCGTAGAACACCAGCCGGTACTTGCCGATCTGCACCTCGTCGCCGTTGTTCAGCGCGACCTGGTCGATCCGTTCCCGGTTGACGTACGTGCCGTTCAGACTGCCCACGTCGGCCACCGTGAACGAGCCGTCCTGGCCACGGCGGAACTCCACGTGCCGACGGGAGACCGTCACGTCGTCCAGGAAGATGTCGCTCTGCGGGTGGCGGCCGGCCGTGGTCAGGTCGCCGTCCAGCAGGAAGCGGCTGCCCGAGTTCGGACCGCGGCGCACCACCAGGAGCGCGGACCCGAGCGGGAGCGCGTCGACGGCCGCCTGCGCCTCCGGGGAGAGCATGGGCATCTGCGTCTGCCCCGTGACCTCGGCGTCGTAGGCCTCGAGCCCGGAGATGGAGATCGTGGACGTGGTCTCGGACGGACGCTCGGGCGTCGCACCCGCCCGCAGCGGCGCGCCGCAGTTGGAGCAGAAGCGGCTGTTCTCCGCGTTGCGGTTACCGCACCTCGTACACACCAGGGCCGACATGGACGGATCCTCCTGCCGCGGCTGCCCCCCAGGGGCGTTGGACGCATACGGGTCGGCGGAAAACCCTCCACCCGCACGTGAGGTCGACGGTTGCCCGAAACCTATGCCTCCGGACTGGGCAGGGTCAACAGACGGCGCGCCCTGACCTCCGGAAACGTCACCGCCCGGACCATCTACCTGGTCCCGGAACAGCGGCCGCTGGCCCTCCGCGTCAGGCTGTGCGCGGTGGCGGGCGGTCGCGTTGGCGTTGCCCTCTCGCGCGCTCTTGCCGAACAACTTCGCAAACAACTTCACGGGCGATTCCCCTTGACCGAAACAGACCCGCCCGTGGGGCAGGACGAACCCTGATTGAACACACCGGTCGACCCGGACATCCTCACAACGTCCGTATCCACCAGACAGTTTCCACCACGCACCACCCATTCGGTGCGCCGACCCCCCGCAACCTCATGCCCTGGCCGTACGTCCGCCATGCACCGCCGGTTCACTGCGAGGACGACCGAGCGTAGTCAGGCCGCTTCGCTACTCGCAAGGCGTCCACGATGATCTTGTCCGAGCGCTCGACGGTCACGGTGGCCTGCTCCTTCTCCAGAGTCTGCACCACGCCTCCCGGGATGTTCAGCGCCGGCTCGAGGTCCTGCGGCTTGCCGATGACCTTGAAACGAAAAGGAGCGTTGATCTTGTTCCCGTCGACGCCGACGCCGTTGCCGGAATCCGTCAGGTAGGTGCCCGCGACGACTCGCACACCGTTGACCTGGATCGCCTCCGCGCCGGCCGCGCGCAGCTCCTGGATCGCGTCGAGCAGCATGTCCGCCTCGACCTTCCCCTTCGTGTCCCCGATGGTCATGGTGATGCCGGGCCCCTGCGCGGCCACCGTGCCGGCGAGGATCCCGAGCTGCCGCTCCTTCTGGACGGTCTGCCTGCGGGCCTCCTCGGCCTGGTCCGAGCTGTTCTCCAGCTCGTCACGCTGCTTCTCGAGGCCCTGCTTCTCGTCTTCAAGACGCTGAGTGCGGTCGTCCAGTTCATCGAGGATGCGTACAAGATCCTCCTGGCGCGCACCCCGCAGCGCGCTGCCGCTGTCACTGTTCGACGCGACCTGGACGGCCAGGCCGAAGCCCAGACCGAACAGCAGCACGGCCACGATGAGTTGGGCCCGGGTGACACGCGGCGGCCACAACCCCTTCGCCAGCCGCTGGCGACCGGTCAGCTGCGACGTGTCCCGCGCGCCGTCCCCGGCCGGAGGCCGAGTCCCGGCGGGCACTTCCTCGGGCAGTTCCTTGCGGAGCCTGTTGTCGGGCGTCTCGTCCTGGTTGCTCATCGGCCTCACGCCCGGAACACGTGCCTACGGATCGCCGCGGCGTTCGAGAAGATTCGGATCCCGAGGACGACGACGACACCGGTCGACAGCTGGGCACCCACGCCCAGCTTGTCGCCCAGGAACACGATCAGCGCGGCGACGACCACGTTCGACAGGAACGACACGACGAAGACCTTGTCGTCGAAGATGCCGTCGAGCATGGCCCGCAGACCTCCGAAGACGGCGTCCAGCGCCGCCACCACGGCGATCGGCAGATACGGCTCGACGACCGCCGGGACCTCGGGCCGGACCAACAGGCCGACCACGACTCCCACGACGAGGCCCAGTACGGCGATCACGATGCGTCCTTCTCAGTTCTCGGCTGTGCTGTACGTACGATCACACTCGGTGCGGCAGGCAGCCGGAGATCGTCCTCCGCCGAGATGGCGGTCCGGATCCCGAAGTTCTCCTGCAGGGCGTGCAGGTAGAGCCCGTCGGCGCTGTTCTGGAACCTGGTGCTCAGCCGCTTTCCGTCCCCCACGGCAAGCACCGTATACGGAGGCACGAGTGGCTTGTTGTCGACCAGTATCGCGTCCCCCGCGGCCCGGATCGCCGACAGGGCCGTCAGCCGCTGCCCGTTGACGGACACGGCCTCGGCACCCGACGCCCACAGACCGTTGACCACCCGCTGCATGTCGCGGTCGCGCACACGTCCGGTGTCGGAGAAGCCGGAGGTCTCACGCGGGTCCCCGTCGCCGCCCGTGGTGGCTTCCTCGGCGTCGTCGACGACCAGCTTCACCCCGGGGCCGTGCACCTCCGTGGAGCCCGACAGAAGACCGAGGAGCTCGGCCTGGTCGCTGTCGCCGCTCTTCTTGAGAGCCTCACGCTGCCGTCTGCTCACGTCGTCACGCAGCTCGTCGACGGTGTCCTCGAGCTCGTCCGCGGCGTCGGTCTCCTGGTCGATGCGGTCGATCAGTTCCTCGCGCTCCTTGGCCACGACGGGCGCCGCCACCCGCGCCTGCGCCGCCCCGACGGTCACGACGAGTGCCGCGAGCACCAGGCCGGCGGCCAGACCGAGCTTGGCCCGGAGCGTCTTGGGCATGCCCCCGGTGCCGTCGGCCGTCTTGCGTGCGGCGGCCTCGGCGTACCCGTCGTCGAGGCTGTGGTCCATGACGTTGGTGAGCAGCGACATGGACGCGTCCGGACGCGACGGGCGCGTGGGGGTGCTCCGAACGGGGGGCTGCTGCGGCATGCCGCACATCGTCGCACGTCGCGACCACTACCTCCGAACGGCCCCACCGGCGTGCCGGACAGGCCCCCTTGGGGACGTCTGTCCGGCACGCGCGCGTGGTACGTGTGTCAGCGCCCGGCGCTGTCCACGACCGCCGCCCACTCGTCGAGCAGCGCCTGCGCGGAGGCGTCGTCGGGCCCCTCCGCCCACAGATGGGTGACCGCCTCAGCCGGGTCGGGCAGCACCATCACCCAACGTCCGTCGGTCTCGACCACCCGGACACCGTCGGTGGTGTCCACGAAGCGGTCTCCGGCCTCCTCCACGACCCGCCGCATCACCAGGCCCTTGACCGCCCAGGGAGTCGCCAGATCCCGCTTGAGGACGTGCGCCCGCGGGATCCGCGCGTCGATCTGGCTCAGCGTCAGCTGCGTCCGCGCCACCAGCCCGATCAACCGTACGAAGGCCGCCGTGCCGTCGAAGACGCTGCTGAACTCGGGAACGATGAATCCGCCCTTGCCGTCCCCGCCGAAGATGGTCGACTCGTCGCTTCCGACCCGGGTCAGGTCGTCGGGCGAGGTCGTCGTCCACTCCACCTGCGTCCCGTGGTACGCCGCCACCTGTTCGGCGATCCGCGTGGTGGTCACCGGCAGCGCCACGCGCCCACTCCGCCGGTCCGCGGCCACCAGGTCGAGCATGACGAGCAGCGCCCGGTCGTCCTCGATGATGCGGCCCTTCTCGTCCACCAGGGACAGCCGCTCGCCCACCGGGTCGAAGCGCACCCCGAACGCGGCGCGCGAGGACGCCACTATCTCACCGAGCCGCACCAGCCCCGACCGGCGCATGTCCGCCGTCTCGGTCGGCCTGGACTCGTCCAGACCGGGGTTGATGGTCAGCGAGTCCACGCCGAGCTTGCCGAGCAGACTCGGCAGGACGAGTCCGGCACTGCCGTTCGAGGCGTCCACGACGACCTTGAGACCCGACTCGGCGATACCGGTCGTGTCGACGTTCCGCAGCAGCGACCCGGTGTACGAGTCGAAGACACTGGCCGGGAAGTGCAGGTCCCC carries:
- the gcvP gene encoding aminomethyl-transferring glycine dehydrogenase; the encoded protein is MTAHRIPLSELEQGIPFEQRHIGPDQEARAKMLAQVGYGSLDELTAAAVPDVIKNADALDLPGARTEAEVLAELRSLADRNQVLDSMIGLGYYGTFTPPVILRNVMENPAWYTAYTPYQPEISQGRLEALLNFQTMVAELTGLPTSGASLLDEGTAAAEALALSRRMGKNKKGLFLVDADVLPQTIAVIRTRAESTGVEVVVADLGEGIPAELGEREINGVLLQYPGASGAVRDIEPVIARAHELGALVTVAADLLALTLLKSPGELGADIAVGTTQRFGVPMGFGGPHAGYMAVHEKFARSLPGRLVGVSVDADGNRAYRLALQTREQHIRREKATSNICTAQVLLAVMAAMYAVYHGPEGLRSIARRTHRYATILAAGLTAGGVEVVHGSYFDTLTARVPAKAAQVVAAARENGVNLRLVDADHVSMACDETTGRAPLAAVWAAFGVEGDIEALDAATEDSLPAALLRTDDYLTHPVFHQYRSETAMLRYLRRLADRDYALDRGMIPLGSCTMKLNATTEMEPVTWPEFGQLHPFAPVEQAQGYLTLIRELEERLAEVTGYDKVSLQPNAGSQGELAGLLAVRGYHRANGDEQRTVCLIPSSAHGTNAASAVMAGMKVVVVKTAGDGEIDVEDLRAKIEQYRDELSVLMITYPSTHGVFEEHVADICAQVHEAGGQVYVDGANLNALVGLAKPGHFGGDVSHLNLHKTFCIPHGGGGPGVGPVGVRAHLAPYLPNHPLQPAAGPETGVGPISAAPWGSAGILPISWAYVRLMGGEGLKRATQVAVLSANYIAKRLEPHYPVLYTGPGGLVAHECIIDLRPLTKATGVSVDDVAKRLIDYGFHAPTMSFPVAGTLMIEPTESEDLIELDRFCEAMIAIRAEIEKVGSGEWPADDNPLRNAPHTAGALGGEWEHAYTREEAVFPGGVSVADKYWPPVRRIDQAFGDRNLVCSCPPLDAYED
- a CDS encoding PRC-barrel domain-containing protein, which codes for MQTDIDPRNLIGRKAFDRNGTKIGTIDEIYLDDATGVPEWAAIRTGLFSRDAFVPLEPSELVEGTLRVPFDRALIKDAPDFGVGRHLSPEQELQLYHHYGLDLSAPPPLPDHDFGKLANTDDP
- a CDS encoding DNA polymerase IV, whose product is MRRAPTILHLDMDAFFASAEQASKPSLRGKAVIVGGLGPRGVVATASYEARVFGVHSAMPMAQARRLAPNAAYLVPRFAFYRAISEQVMGLLRGLSPLVEPLSLDEAFVDLEAGGAAWDEESARLAAMKLRAEIRAVTGLTGSVGLAASKMLAKIASEQAKPDGLVVIEPGTERAMLGPMSVRTLPGVGPATGDHLRRAGITTVEDIAEAGEDELVRLLGKAHGHGLYAMALARDERPVVAERETKSVSVEDTYDIDIHDRVRVGLEVQRLADRCVRRLREAGLSGRTIVLKVRRYDFSTLTRSETLRGPTDDPAVVREAAARLLDSVDTTGGVRLLGVGVSGLADYTQEDLFAQAAGERVDSGPAEAPEHAPAAESQAPVERRWPSGHDVRHAEYGHGWVQGSGLGRVTVRFETPDSGPGRVRTFRVEDPELEPAEPLPLVAGSLGGGAGVAGAADVGGGVEVPGGTGVEVTGGVEVPGEAGAGTVAGPGEVRA
- a CDS encoding MerR family transcriptional regulator — encoded protein: MRSSGDGTAGGAPGRSLGASGPYPLHSNAADHAPQRPTAVPSSGGATSMASEQIGYRGPTACAAAGITYRQLDYWARTGLVEPSVRPAYGSGTQRLYSFRDVVILKVVKRFLDTGVSLQNIRTAVQHLRESGFRDLERMTLMSDGATVYECTTPDEVHALLQGGQGVFGIAVGVVWRDVESALSQLHGERVDTGETLIGSNPADELARRRNRAV
- a CDS encoding bifunctional nuclease family protein codes for the protein MNELDVVGVRVEMPSNQPIVLLREVGGDRYLPIWIGPGEATAIAFAQQGMAPARPLTHDLFKDVLEAVGQELTEVRITDLREGVFYAELVFASGVEVSARPSDAIALALRTGTPIYGSDGVLDDAGIAIPDEQEDEVEKFREFLDQISPEDFGSSSQ
- a CDS encoding MerR family transcriptional regulator, with the protein product MLQSPSGGAGHGAAAADSGLMSIGTVLNVLRGEFPEVTISKIRFLESEGLIEPRRTPSGYRKFSTGDVERLSHVLRMQRDHYLPLKVIREHLEAMGRGEAVPLPVVGRQRDGEVVPETSEGPTAVRIGRDELLAAAAISEQELEEWESYGLIAPLPDGAYDAEAATVASLVAELGRFGIEPRHLRVMKAAADREAGLVDQVVAPLRRHRNPQTRAHAEARTKELAGLAVKLHAALVQTALGVRLP
- a CDS encoding FHA domain-containing protein, with protein sequence MGGAWWKLSGGYGRCEDVRVDRCVQSGFVLPHGRVCFGQGESPVKLFAKLFGKSAREGNANATARHRAQPDAEGQRPLFRDQVDGPGGDVSGGQGAPSVDPAQSGGIGFGQPSTSRAGGGFSADPYASNAPGGQPRQEDPSMSALVCTRCGNRNAENSRFCSNCGAPLRAGATPERPSETTSTISISGLEAYDAEVTGQTQMPMLSPEAQAAVDALPLGSALLVVRRGPNSGSRFLLDGDLTTAGRHPQSDIFLDDVTVSRRHVEFRRGQDGSFTVADVGSLNGTYVNRERIDQVALNNGDEVQIGKYRLVFYASQRGY
- a CDS encoding DUF881 domain-containing protein: MSNQDETPDNRLRKELPEEVPAGTRPPAGDGARDTSQLTGRQRLAKGLWPPRVTRAQLIVAVLLFGLGFGLAVQVASNSDSGSALRGARQEDLVRILDELDDRTQRLEDEKQGLEKQRDELENSSDQAEEARRQTVQKERQLGILAGTVAAQGPGITMTIGDTKGKVEADMLLDAIQELRAAGAEAIQVNGVRVVAGTYLTDSGNGVGVDGNKINAPFRFKVIGKPQDLEPALNIPGGVVQTLEKEQATVTVERSDKIIVDALRVAKRPDYARSSSQ
- a CDS encoding small basic family protein, translated to MIAVLGLVVGVVVGLLVRPEVPAVVEPYLPIAVVAALDAVFGGLRAMLDGIFDDKVFVVSFLSNVVVAALIVFLGDKLGVGAQLSTGVVVVLGIRIFSNAAAIRRHVFRA
- a CDS encoding DUF881 domain-containing protein; the protein is MPQQPPVRSTPTRPSRPDASMSLLTNVMDHSLDDGYAEAAARKTADGTGGMPKTLRAKLGLAAGLVLAALVVTVGAAQARVAAPVVAKEREELIDRIDQETDAADELEDTVDELRDDVSRRQREALKKSGDSDQAELLGLLSGSTEVHGPGVKLVVDDAEEATTGGDGDPRETSGFSDTGRVRDRDMQRVVNGLWASGAEAVSVNGQRLTALSAIRAAGDAILVDNKPLVPPYTVLAVGDGKRLSTRFQNSADGLYLHALQENFGIRTAISAEDDLRLPAAPSVIVRTAQPRTEKDAS